Proteins encoded by one window of Acetivibrio thermocellus ATCC 27405:
- the pta gene encoding phosphate acetyltransferase: MSFLEQIIERAKSDVKTIVLPESTDLRVIKAASMIMKKGIAKVVLIGNEKEIKSLAGDIDLEGVMIEDSLNSEKLEDYANTLYELRKSKGMTIEAARETIKDPLYYGVMMVKKGEADGMVAGAVNSTANTLRPALQILKTAPGTKLVSSFFVMVVPNCEYGHNGTFVYADCGLVENPDADQLSEIAISASKSFEMLVGAKPQVAMLSYSSYGSAKSELTEKVIKATQLAKEKAPHLAIDGELQVDAAIVPEVAKSKAKGSSVAGKANVLIFPDLDAGNIAYKLTQRLAKAEAYGPITQGLARPVNDLSRGCSAEDIVGVAAITAVQAQYVKA; the protein is encoded by the coding sequence ATGAGTTTTTTGGAACAAATAATTGAAAGGGCGAAATCAGACGTAAAAACCATAGTTTTGCCGGAAAGTACGGATCTGAGGGTTATTAAAGCCGCATCCATGATAATGAAAAAGGGAATTGCAAAGGTTGTACTGATAGGCAATGAAAAGGAGATTAAGAGTCTGGCGGGGGATATTGATCTTGAAGGAGTGATGATAGAGGATTCCTTAAATTCCGAAAAATTGGAGGATTATGCAAATACACTGTATGAGCTTAGAAAATCGAAGGGTATGACTATAGAAGCCGCAAGGGAAACGATCAAAGACCCTCTTTATTATGGAGTTATGATGGTAAAAAAAGGTGAAGCGGATGGTATGGTGGCGGGTGCTGTCAATTCCACTGCAAATACTTTGAGACCGGCTTTGCAGATATTAAAGACGGCCCCGGGGACAAAACTCGTATCATCCTTTTTTGTTATGGTTGTACCCAACTGTGAATATGGTCATAACGGAACCTTTGTATATGCCGATTGCGGCTTGGTGGAAAATCCGGATGCAGACCAGCTTTCTGAAATTGCAATATCTGCATCCAAATCTTTTGAGATGCTGGTTGGAGCAAAACCTCAGGTGGCAATGCTTTCTTATTCTTCTTACGGCAGTGCCAAAAGTGAGCTGACCGAAAAGGTAATCAAGGCAACACAGCTTGCAAAGGAAAAAGCTCCCCACCTTGCAATTGACGGAGAACTTCAGGTGGATGCCGCCATTGTTCCGGAAGTGGCAAAATCGAAGGCAAAGGGAAGCAGTGTTGCAGGAAAGGCCAATGTTCTTATTTTCCCGGATCTTGATGCCGGAAATATTGCATACAAGCTTACACAGAGATTGGCAAAAGCTGAAGCTTACGGCCCGATAACACAAGGTTTGGCAAGACCGGTAAATGATCTGTCACGAGGCTGCAGTGCCGAGGATATAGTCGGGGTTGCGGCAATTACTGCGGTTCAGGCTCAATATGTCAAGGCATAA
- a CDS encoding tetratricopeptide repeat protein yields the protein MEKNTPVKYAICMVLIILAFLVHKTAGYLLFLAFLIYILYSQRSIFYQVLATRAYKKGDMDRASGWLEKACSAAKGRPSVKILYGYLLLKTGKLEEAEKVFEELLNSNIDNAGLLQAKSNYALVLWKKGQLKDGIKMLEDVFSNYKNTTIYGSLGYLLILDGDMNKALNFNKEAYEYNSSDPVILDNLGYTYYKIGNIKKAEEIYRKLIGLNPNFPEAYYNYSCVLKDLGMTESALEMAKKAKNYRLSYLSNLKEEELDNYLEELQSLIATKSE from the coding sequence ATGGAAAAAAATACACCGGTCAAATATGCAATTTGTATGGTCTTAATCATTTTGGCTTTTTTGGTTCACAAAACAGCCGGATACTTACTTTTTTTGGCTTTTCTCATTTATATTTTATACAGCCAAAGAAGTATTTTTTATCAAGTTCTTGCGACCCGTGCTTATAAAAAAGGAGATATGGACAGAGCGAGCGGGTGGCTTGAAAAGGCTTGCAGTGCCGCTAAAGGCAGACCTTCGGTTAAAATTTTGTATGGATATTTGCTTCTTAAGACAGGAAAGCTGGAAGAGGCGGAAAAGGTTTTTGAAGAGCTTTTAAACTCAAATATCGACAATGCCGGCTTGCTTCAGGCAAAGTCCAACTATGCATTGGTGCTTTGGAAAAAGGGACAGTTGAAAGATGGCATAAAAATGCTGGAGGATGTGTTTTCAAACTATAAGAATACAACCATATACGGAAGTCTCGGATATCTTCTTATTCTGGACGGGGATATGAACAAAGCTTTAAATTTCAATAAGGAGGCGTATGAGTATAACAGCTCTGATCCTGTCATACTTGACAATTTAGGCTATACCTATTACAAAATCGGTAACATTAAAAAGGCCGAGGAAATATATCGAAAGCTTATAGGTCTTAATCCAAATTTTCCTGAGGCATACTATAACTATAGCTGTGTTTTGAAAGATTTGGGAATGACGGAGAGTGCGCTAGAGATGGCCAAAAAGGCTAAAAATTACAGATTGTCATATCTCAGCAATCTTAAAGAAGAGGAGCTGGACAACTATTTGGAGGAGCTGCAAAGTTTAATTGCCACAAAATCTGAATAA
- the gatB gene encoding Asp-tRNA(Asn)/Glu-tRNA(Gln) amidotransferase subunit GatB → MEYEIIVGLEVHVELSTKSKIYCSCTTDFGGEPNTHICPVCTGMPGVLPVLNKKVVEYAVKTGLATNCSIAKYSKQDRKNYFYPDLPKAYQISQYDLPLCRDGYIDIEVEGRTKRIGITRIHIEEDAGKLVHDQNETGTLIDYNRCGVPLIEIVTEPDMRSAQEARAFVESLRNILRYIDVSDCKMQEGSLRVDVNLSVRPKGQKEFGTRTEMKNLNSIRSMVRAIESEAKRQIEVIESGGIIVQETRRWDEHKGVSCSMRTKEEAHDYRYFPEPDLMPIVVDEEWKEEIKRSLPELPDARRKRYVNEYGLPGHDAFILTSSKALADFFEEAAGKCNNAKAVSNFILGDVSRILNDKGMEAEDIPFPAEYLAKLVKLVDQGTISTTIAKKVLEIMFEQKKDPQEIVREEGLEVVSDEKALAEVVKKVISNNTKLVEDYKKGKDKVFGFLVGQAMKETKGKANPRLLNKILKEELDKI, encoded by the coding sequence ATGGAGTATGAAATAATTGTAGGGTTGGAGGTTCATGTTGAGCTTTCAACCAAATCAAAAATATATTGTTCATGCACCACGGATTTCGGAGGAGAGCCAAATACCCACATTTGTCCTGTCTGCACCGGTATGCCGGGAGTGCTTCCGGTTTTGAACAAAAAAGTGGTGGAATACGCGGTAAAAACCGGGCTTGCCACAAACTGCAGCATTGCAAAGTACAGCAAGCAGGACAGGAAAAACTATTTTTATCCCGACCTTCCAAAAGCTTATCAAATTTCCCAGTACGACCTTCCCCTATGCCGGGACGGATATATTGACATTGAGGTGGAAGGAAGGACAAAAAGGATTGGGATTACAAGGATACATATTGAGGAAGATGCGGGAAAGCTTGTACATGATCAGAATGAAACGGGAACGTTGATTGATTATAACCGGTGCGGTGTGCCGTTAATTGAGATTGTCACCGAGCCTGACATGCGTTCGGCGCAGGAAGCGAGGGCTTTTGTGGAAAGCCTTAGGAACATACTACGGTACATTGATGTTTCCGACTGCAAAATGCAGGAAGGTTCATTGAGAGTTGACGTTAATCTTTCGGTAAGACCTAAGGGCCAAAAGGAATTTGGGACGAGGACGGAAATGAAAAATTTAAATTCCATAAGGTCAATGGTAAGGGCAATTGAAAGTGAAGCCAAAAGACAGATTGAGGTTATTGAAAGTGGCGGAATTATTGTTCAGGAAACCAGGAGATGGGATGAACACAAAGGTGTAAGCTGTTCAATGAGAACTAAAGAGGAGGCCCACGATTATCGATATTTTCCGGAACCGGATCTTATGCCGATAGTGGTGGATGAAGAATGGAAGGAAGAAATAAAAAGAAGTCTTCCCGAGCTTCCTGATGCAAGAAGAAAAAGGTATGTAAACGAGTATGGACTTCCCGGACATGATGCTTTCATTCTTACAAGCTCAAAGGCTCTTGCAGATTTTTTTGAGGAGGCGGCGGGAAAATGCAATAATGCAAAAGCCGTGAGTAATTTTATACTGGGGGATGTTTCGAGAATCCTTAACGACAAGGGAATGGAAGCTGAAGACATACCTTTTCCGGCGGAATACCTGGCAAAGTTGGTGAAATTGGTTGACCAGGGAACAATAAGCACAACCATTGCAAAAAAAGTATTGGAGATAATGTTTGAACAAAAAAAGGATCCGCAGGAGATAGTAAGGGAAGAAGGACTTGAAGTTGTAAGTGATGAAAAAGCTCTTGCCGAGGTTGTTAAAAAGGTGATTTCAAACAATACAAAATTGGTGGAGGATTACAAAAAAGGCAAGGACAAAGTTTTCGGATTCCTTGTGGGACAGGCTATGAAAGAGACTAAGGGGAAAGCAAATCCCCGGCTTTTAAACAAGATTTTGAAAGAAGAACTTGACAAAATATAA
- the gatA gene encoding Asp-tRNA(Asn)/Glu-tRNA(Gln) amidotransferase subunit GatA, protein MELYELTVHEMSDFIKNRKVSAVELVQSVLDRINAIDEKIGSYITVLEEEALEQAKEVQERIDKGEAKSPLAGIPMALKDNICTKNVKTTCASKMLGSFIPPYDATVSKKLYNEGAVLLGKLNMDEFAMGASTENSYFKITRNPWDLERVPGGSSGGSAAAVAAGMAGFALGSDTGGSIRQPASFCGIVGMKPTYGAVSRFGLVAFASSMDQIGPLTKDVTDCAMVLNAITGYDPMDSTSADVKYPDYSKALINDVKGIRIGIPKEYIGDNTNLDVKKAVLDAAKTLKELGAQVAECSLPLTEYAIPAYYIISSAEASSNLARYDGIKYGYRAKEYTDLMDLYVRTRSEGFGVEVKRRILLGTYALSSGYYDQYYKKALQVRTLIKNAFNEVFEKYDVLLGPAAPTTAFKIGEKKEKPLEMYLGDIYTVSVNIAGLPALTIPCGFDGNNLPIGLQLIGKPFDESTLLRVGYTFEQNTEFHKKRAGI, encoded by the coding sequence GTGGAACTTTACGAACTTACGGTTCACGAAATGAGTGACTTCATAAAAAACAGAAAGGTCAGTGCCGTGGAGCTTGTACAATCGGTACTTGACAGAATAAATGCGATAGACGAAAAAATAGGAAGTTATATAACGGTTCTTGAAGAAGAGGCTTTAGAGCAGGCCAAAGAGGTGCAGGAAAGAATAGACAAGGGAGAGGCAAAATCACCTCTTGCAGGTATACCCATGGCACTAAAGGACAATATTTGCACCAAAAATGTAAAAACAACCTGCGCGTCAAAAATGCTGGGAAGTTTCATACCTCCCTATGATGCGACGGTGTCGAAAAAACTTTACAATGAAGGTGCGGTGCTTTTGGGAAAACTTAATATGGATGAGTTTGCCATGGGGGCGTCCACTGAAAATTCTTATTTTAAAATTACACGAAATCCATGGGACCTTGAAAGGGTTCCGGGAGGTTCCAGCGGAGGTTCGGCTGCTGCTGTTGCCGCCGGTATGGCGGGATTTGCACTGGGTTCCGATACGGGGGGCTCAATAAGGCAGCCTGCTTCTTTTTGCGGCATCGTAGGTATGAAACCCACCTATGGTGCGGTTTCGCGTTTTGGTTTGGTGGCTTTTGCATCTTCCATGGACCAGATTGGTCCGTTGACCAAGGATGTAACGGATTGCGCCATGGTACTGAATGCCATAACCGGTTACGACCCGATGGATTCCACTTCTGCCGACGTAAAGTATCCTGATTATTCAAAAGCTTTGATTAATGACGTGAAAGGAATCAGAATCGGCATACCGAAAGAATATATCGGTGACAACACAAATCTTGATGTGAAAAAAGCAGTTTTGGATGCGGCAAAGACTTTAAAAGAGCTTGGGGCGCAGGTGGCGGAGTGTTCACTCCCTTTGACCGAATATGCCATTCCCGCTTATTATATTATATCATCTGCCGAGGCCAGCTCCAATCTTGCAAGATACGACGGAATAAAGTATGGATACAGAGCAAAAGAATATACAGATTTGATGGACTTGTACGTAAGAACAAGGAGCGAAGGTTTCGGTGTCGAGGTAAAGAGAAGGATATTGCTGGGCACATATGCGCTAAGCTCGGGTTATTATGATCAATATTATAAAAAAGCGCTTCAGGTAAGGACGTTGATTAAAAACGCCTTTAATGAGGTGTTTGAGAAATACGATGTTCTGCTTGGCCCTGCAGCGCCTACCACAGCCTTTAAAATTGGGGAGAAAAAAGAAAAACCTCTTGAAATGTATCTCGGAGATATATATACGGTGTCGGTGAATATTGCGGGACTTCCGGCACTTACGATACCGTGCGGATTTGACGGCAATAACCTTCCCATAGGACTGCAGCTCATTGGAAAACCCTTTGATGAAAGTACGTTGCTGCGTGTAGGTTATACTTTTGAACAAAACACAGAGTTTCATAAAAAAAGGGCAGGAATTTGA
- the gatC gene encoding Asp-tRNA(Asn)/Glu-tRNA(Gln) amidotransferase subunit GatC, which yields MKVDKETIEYVANLARLRLSEKEKEKLALDLESIISYVDKLNELDTSKIIPTDHVIPIKNVFRDDEVRDSYPKDKMLMNAPEKEDGCFKVPKVVE from the coding sequence ATGAAAGTTGACAAAGAAACAATAGAATATGTTGCAAATCTTGCACGATTAAGGCTTTCCGAAAAAGAAAAGGAAAAGCTTGCTTTAGACCTGGAAAGTATTATATCCTATGTGGATAAATTAAATGAACTTGATACGTCAAAAATTATTCCAACAGATCATGTCATACCTATAAAAAATGTTTTCCGAGACGATGAGGTCCGAGATTCATATCCAAAAGACAAAATGCTCATGAATGCTCCGGAAAAAGAGGACGGATGTTTTAAAGTGCCCAAAGTGGTTGAATAG
- the ligA gene encoding NAD-dependent DNA ligase LigA, which yields MDIEKRILELREILNYHSHKYYVEDAPEISDFEYDELYRELEKLEQERPDLITPDSPTQRIGGKPLEGFKKVVHAVQMQSLSDVFSREELLAFDRRVREAVGDDVEYVVEKKIDGLSVSLVYENGVFTRGATRGDGLVGEDVTQNLKTIRTIPLRLKRDLPLLEVRGEVFISKKDFIKINEEQEAAGQQLFANPRNAAAGSLRQLDPKVTSQRKLDIFVFNIQRIEGQSFKTHSETLEFLKELGFKTSPGYKVCKDINAVWEEINRIGEERGEIDFEIDGAVVKVNSLEQREILGSTIKAPRWAVAYKYPAEVKETVVKKITVNVGRTGVLTPIAIFDPVRLAGSTVSRATLHNMDYIKEKDIRIGDTVRIRKAGDIIPEVVDVVFEKRSGNEAEFNMPEQCPVCGADVVREEGEAAYRCTGIECSAQLYRKIVHFASRDAMNIEGLGPAIIEVLLEKGLIKEIADLYYLHKEKETLVNIERMGKKSVENLLASIEKSKQNNIDRLIFGFGIRHIGLRAAQLLSENFESLDALMNASAEDIMAIPEFGEKMAKSVEQFFRQKQNRDTVEKLKAAGVNTVSFGKKKIKDNRFEGKTFVLTGTLPSFTRKEAEEIIKSFGGKTSGSVSKKTDYVLAGEDAGSKLQKAKELGIEIIDEDKFRKMIE from the coding sequence GTGGACATAGAGAAAAGAATACTTGAGCTTAGAGAGATTTTAAACTACCACAGCCATAAATATTATGTGGAGGATGCACCGGAAATAAGCGATTTTGAATATGATGAGCTTTACAGGGAGCTTGAAAAACTTGAGCAGGAAAGACCTGACCTCATTACACCGGATTCTCCCACCCAAAGAATTGGAGGAAAACCCCTGGAAGGATTTAAAAAGGTTGTGCATGCTGTACAGATGCAAAGTCTTTCCGATGTGTTCAGCAGGGAAGAGCTTTTGGCATTTGACAGAAGAGTGAGGGAAGCCGTGGGAGACGATGTTGAGTATGTTGTGGAGAAAAAAATTGACGGCCTGTCGGTTTCGCTGGTTTATGAAAACGGTGTGTTTACAAGGGGGGCAACCCGCGGCGACGGTCTGGTTGGAGAAGATGTGACACAAAATCTTAAAACCATAAGAACAATACCTTTGAGGCTGAAAAGGGATTTGCCTTTGCTTGAGGTAAGAGGCGAAGTGTTTATATCCAAAAAGGATTTTATCAAAATAAATGAAGAGCAGGAAGCGGCAGGCCAGCAGCTTTTTGCAAATCCCAGAAATGCCGCCGCCGGCTCTTTAAGGCAGCTGGACCCGAAAGTGACCAGTCAAAGGAAACTTGACATATTTGTTTTTAATATACAAAGAATAGAGGGCCAAAGTTTTAAAACCCATTCTGAGACTCTTGAGTTTCTCAAGGAACTTGGGTTTAAGACAAGCCCGGGATATAAGGTATGCAAGGATATAAATGCTGTTTGGGAGGAAATAAACCGCATCGGAGAAGAACGGGGAGAGATTGATTTTGAAATCGACGGAGCCGTAGTAAAGGTGAACTCCCTGGAACAAAGGGAAATTTTGGGTTCCACAATCAAGGCTCCGAGGTGGGCTGTAGCTTATAAATATCCCGCTGAAGTTAAAGAAACTGTTGTTAAGAAAATAACGGTAAATGTCGGAAGAACAGGGGTGTTGACGCCGATTGCCATCTTTGACCCGGTCAGACTTGCAGGTTCCACCGTGAGCAGGGCCACACTTCACAACATGGATTATATAAAAGAAAAGGATATTAGAATAGGTGACACGGTGCGTATAAGAAAGGCCGGTGACATAATTCCCGAAGTAGTGGATGTGGTTTTTGAAAAACGCAGTGGAAATGAGGCTGAATTCAACATGCCCGAACAATGTCCTGTATGTGGTGCTGATGTAGTGAGGGAAGAGGGGGAGGCGGCATACAGATGCACCGGCATTGAATGTTCCGCCCAGCTGTACAGAAAAATAGTTCATTTTGCTTCAAGGGATGCAATGAATATAGAAGGCCTTGGACCTGCGATTATTGAGGTCCTCCTGGAAAAAGGGCTCATAAAAGAGATAGCTGACCTGTATTATTTGCATAAGGAAAAAGAAACCCTTGTAAACATCGAAAGAATGGGTAAGAAGTCCGTTGAAAATCTTCTTGCTTCGATAGAAAAGTCAAAGCAAAATAATATTGACAGATTGATCTTTGGCTTTGGAATCAGACACATAGGACTTCGGGCGGCACAGCTTTTAAGTGAAAATTTTGAGTCTCTTGACGCTCTTATGAATGCTTCCGCGGAAGATATTATGGCAATACCGGAATTTGGCGAAAAAATGGCAAAAAGTGTTGAACAATTCTTCAGGCAAAAGCAGAACAGGGATACTGTAGAAAAGCTTAAAGCAGCCGGAGTGAATACTGTAAGTTTTGGTAAAAAGAAAATCAAAGACAACAGATTTGAAGGCAAAACCTTTGTGTTAACCGGTACACTTCCAAGCTTTACTCGAAAGGAAGCGGAAGAAATTATAAAGAGTTTTGGAGGAAAGACTTCAGGAAGTGTGTCTAAAAAGACTGATTATGTGCTTGCCGGGGAAGATGCGGGAAGCAAGCTTCAAAAAGCTAAAGAGCTGGGAATTGAAATAATTGACGAGGATAAATTTAGAAAAATGATAGAATAA
- a CDS encoding M50 family metallopeptidase gives MKTIGKYLAILIAVVLLWNQVILKPFRVLSMLFHKMGHAVVAFLFGYGSNAFEAAFGSMGDSMVGAQGWFPSFMISSGGYLGSILFFALIMFLKKTNAKKYLLGSLAIIYLFISISVPALRGTVLYAAVFTAIAILLYMIQRGGVEEIAIDVVAMSSVAYIIYETLVDTVLFKINQQFSIIKGWNTGIPLDMARLKNITGLPELLWAVVWIVIAVLVINAVVLKMGGTGKR, from the coding sequence ATGAAAACCATAGGGAAATACCTTGCTATTCTTATTGCTGTTGTTTTGTTGTGGAATCAGGTGATACTTAAGCCGTTTAGGGTTTTATCCATGTTATTTCACAAGATGGGGCATGCTGTTGTTGCATTTCTTTTCGGTTATGGTTCAAATGCTTTCGAGGCTGCATTTGGGTCAATGGGAGACTCAATGGTTGGCGCACAAGGGTGGTTTCCTTCTTTTATGATATCCAGCGGCGGATATTTGGGAAGTATATTGTTTTTTGCACTGATTATGTTTTTAAAAAAGACAAATGCCAAAAAATATCTTCTTGGAAGTTTGGCAATAATATATCTTTTTATCTCCATAAGCGTTCCTGCATTAAGGGGTACTGTTTTGTATGCTGCTGTATTTACTGCAATTGCGATTCTTCTTTATATGATTCAAAGAGGCGGCGTGGAGGAAATTGCAATTGATGTGGTAGCGATGTCTTCCGTCGCATATATTATTTATGAGACGCTGGTTGATACCGTGTTGTTTAAAATTAATCAGCAGTTTTCGATTATAAAGGGATGGAACACGGGTATACCTTTGGATATGGCAAGATTAAAAAATATTACCGGATTGCCGGAATTGCTGTGGGCCGTGGTGTGGATTGTAATTGCGGTATTGGTGATAAACGCGGTGGTTTTAAAGATGGGTGGCACAGGAAAAAGGTAG
- a CDS encoding N-acetylmuramoyl-L-alanine amidase family protein: MNKKSVVKKMQKRYLHIPPAKRIILLVMGILILTVVGIGIGSKIVSKGSGRGNDYLTDNSNEVVNAGDTDGTSHAGEIKPKEVIVVIDPGHGGEDWGAYSGTLYEKDINLDISLKLGKLLEDLGVKVVYTRETDVFVDLDPRVELANRLDATLFISVHSNSLPDNSEYKGTETLYCPSSNPRYSKMDGKKLATIVQKELINALGTVDNGIIERPNLVVLRKTVMPAVIAEIAYISNPSDRAKLADDAFRQKAAQALANAVMKALDEMGMVKDENGNYMIIPN; the protein is encoded by the coding sequence ATGAACAAAAAGAGTGTCGTTAAAAAGATGCAAAAACGTTATTTGCATATTCCTCCAGCAAAGAGAATCATTCTTCTTGTAATGGGGATTTTGATTCTGACGGTCGTTGGAATAGGTATTGGAAGCAAAATTGTGTCCAAAGGATCCGGCAGAGGAAATGATTATTTGACTGATAATAGCAATGAAGTTGTAAACGCTGGTGATACGGATGGGACAAGCCATGCGGGTGAGATTAAGCCTAAAGAGGTAATTGTGGTGATTGACCCGGGGCATGGAGGAGAAGACTGGGGAGCCTACAGTGGCACTTTGTATGAAAAGGATATAAATCTTGATATATCGTTGAAACTGGGAAAACTTCTTGAGGATTTGGGAGTCAAAGTAGTATATACCAGAGAAACGGATGTGTTTGTTGACCTTGACCCGAGGGTTGAACTTGCAAACAGGCTTGACGCAACCCTTTTTATCAGTGTGCACAGCAATTCCCTGCCTGATAATTCTGAATATAAGGGTACGGAGACTCTTTACTGTCCCAGTTCGAATCCCAGATACAGCAAAATGGACGGTAAAAAACTTGCCACAATTGTTCAGAAGGAATTGATAAACGCTCTTGGTACCGTGGACAACGGTATAATTGAACGGCCCAATCTGGTAGTGTTGCGAAAAACCGTAATGCCGGCGGTAATAGCTGAAATTGCCTATATTTCAAATCCGTCGGACAGGGCAAAGCTTGCTGATGACGCATTCAGGCAAAAAGCTGCGCAGGCTCTTGCAAATGCGGTAATGAAGGCACTTGATGAAATGGGCATGGTAAAAGATGAAAACGGTAATTATATGATAATTCCGAATTAG
- the gpr gene encoding GPR endopeptidase, which translates to MERNIRTDLVLEAHELLKENEFKNERREPPGVDVENDGTEDIRITRVRVTSPTGEAAIGKPMGNYITLEVPRLKENDQELYEETCKALAKELTRVLNLKDDSTILVIGLGNWNVTPDALGPKVVSRLMVTRHLLEYVPDQVDEGVRPVCAVSPGVLGITGIETGEIVRGIVDRVKPDVVIAIDALASRKMERVNTTIQIADTGISPGSGVGNKRMELSRETLGVPVIAIGVPTVVDAATMANDTIDLVIDNLIREAKEDSHFYNMLKNIDRNEKYQLIQEVLQPYVGNLVVTPKEIDDVVDRIAKVIANGLNIALHQGITLNDVNRYVQ; encoded by the coding sequence GTGGAAAGGAATATAAGAACGGATCTTGTGCTGGAAGCTCATGAGCTTTTGAAGGAAAACGAGTTTAAAAACGAAAGAAGGGAACCGCCGGGAGTCGATGTTGAAAACGACGGTACGGAAGATATAAGAATAACCAGGGTGAGGGTAACGTCACCCACCGGTGAGGCGGCTATCGGAAAGCCGATGGGTAATTATATCACCCTTGAGGTGCCCAGGCTCAAGGAAAACGACCAGGAATTGTACGAAGAGACTTGCAAAGCTCTTGCCAAAGAACTGACACGTGTATTGAATCTTAAAGACGACTCAACAATTCTGGTTATAGGATTGGGTAACTGGAATGTCACACCGGACGCATTGGGGCCGAAAGTCGTTTCAAGGCTTATGGTCACAAGGCATTTGCTTGAGTATGTTCCTGATCAGGTTGATGAAGGGGTAAGACCGGTGTGTGCGGTATCTCCCGGCGTGTTGGGTATTACCGGTATAGAGACGGGTGAGATTGTAAGAGGAATTGTTGACAGGGTAAAACCCGATGTTGTAATTGCGATAGATGCTTTAGCTTCCAGAAAAATGGAAAGAGTGAATACCACTATTCAGATTGCGGATACCGGAATTTCCCCGGGTTCGGGAGTCGGCAACAAAAGAATGGAGCTTTCCAGAGAAACTTTGGGAGTTCCGGTTATTGCAATCGGAGTCCCGACCGTGGTGGATGCGGCAACCATGGCAAATGACACAATTGATCTCGTTATAGACAACCTTATTAGAGAAGCAAAAGAAGATTCGCATTTTTACAATATGCTTAAAAATATTGACAGAAATGAAAAATATCAATTGATACAAGAGGTGTTGCAGCCCTATGTGGGCAACCTTGTGGTAACTCCGAAAGAAATTGACGATGTTGTTGACAGAATTGCAAAAGTAATTGCTAACGGTCTTAATATTGCGCTTCACCAAGGTATTACATTAAACGATGTCAACCGGTATGTCCAGTAG
- the rpsT gene encoding 30S ribosomal protein S20, which translates to MPNIKSAIKRVRISKKKTLQNSMRKSILKTNIKKCKQAIANNEPNAVEALKLAIKTIDKAAAKNIIHKNTAARKKSKLVKALNAALKQQ; encoded by the coding sequence TTGCCAAATATTAAGTCTGCTATTAAAAGAGTGCGTATTTCAAAGAAAAAGACTCTTCAAAACAGCATGAGAAAATCAATACTTAAAACTAATATAAAGAAATGCAAACAAGCTATCGCAAATAATGAGCCAAACGCTGTGGAAGCTCTCAAGCTTGCGATAAAGACTATAGATAAAGCAGCAGCAAAGAACATCATTCACAAAAACACCGCTGCGAGAAAAAAATCAAAGCTTGTAAAGGCATTGAACGCTGCCCTCAAACAACAATAA